CGAGCCGCTTGGCCTCGGCGTAGATCTTGGCGTTGAGCCGTTTGATCATCTCGTGCGAGGTGAACAGGCCGAAGTTCCCGCCCTCGGAGGCGTAGGTGCTCCACGTGTAGTTGAGGCCGATCTCGTGGAACAGCATCATGTAGCCCATGCAGGTGTAGGTGCCGGGGTCGGCGAGGAAGTCCCCCGAGGGCGTGACGAAGAGGACGTCAGCGCCCTTCTGGTTCAGGGGGATCTTCACGCGGATGCCGGTGGCCTCCTCGATGTCGTCCGCGAAAAAGGTGAGCGTGTCCTTGAGGCCGTGCGGCTGGATGCCCAGGTGATTTCCGGTCCGGAAACAGTTGGAGACGGGCTCGATGACCCAGTTGACGTTCAGGCCGAGGAGGTTGAGGAGCTCGCGGGCCATCATCGTAATCTCGGCGGTGTCGATGCCGTACGGACAGAAGACCGAGCAGCGCCGGCACTCGGTGCACTGGAAGAAGTAGTAGAACCATTCCTTGAGGACGGGGATGGTGAGCTCGCGCCCGCCGGCGATCCGCCCCAGGATCTTCCCCGCAGCCGTGAAGTCGTTCCGGTAGACCGATCGCAGGAGCTCGGCCCGGAGCACGGGCATGTTCTTGGGGTCGCCGCCGCCGATATAGAAATGGCACTTGTCGGCGCACGCGCCGCAGCGCACGCAGATGTCCATGAAGATCTTGAAGGAGCGGTACTTCTCGAGGCGTTCCTTGATCCCGGCGAGGATGATCTCCTTCCAGTTCTCGGGGAGCTTCCAGTCCTCGTCGGTCGGCGACCACTGGCGCGGGTTCGCGAGGCCGAGGTATTCGAGATGCTTCGGCTTGCCCGGGT
This Candidatus Deferrimicrobiaceae bacterium DNA region includes the following protein-coding sequences:
- a CDS encoding (Fe-S)-binding protein → MAGAHKFDEVEYYKPEDLLALDYRPPETGWMDTPVDFRPGTWIYPGKPKHLEYLGLANPRQWSPTDEDWKLPENWKEIILAGIKERLEKYRSFKIFMDICVRCGACADKCHFYIGGGDPKNMPVLRAELLRSVYRNDFTAAGKILGRIAGGRELTIPVLKEWFYYFFQCTECRRCSVFCPYGIDTAEITMMARELLNLLGLNVNWVIEPVSNCFRTGNHLGIQPHGLKDTLTFFADDIEEATGIRVKIPLNQKGADVLFVTPSGDFLADPGTYTCMGYMMLFHEIGLNYTWSTYASEGGNFGLFTSHEMIKRLNAKIYAEAKRLGVKWILGGECGHMWRVLHQYMDTMNGPADFLEVPTSPITGTRFEHARSTKMIHIVEFTADLIKHGKLKLDPSQNDLLKVTFHDSCNPAR